A stretch of Microtus pennsylvanicus isolate mMicPen1 chromosome 5, mMicPen1.hap1, whole genome shotgun sequence DNA encodes these proteins:
- the LOC142850867 gene encoding olfactory receptor 2AG1-like, translating to MEFWNSTLGSGFILVGILDDSGYPELLCATIIALYMLALTSNGLLLLVITMDARLHVPMYLFLGQLSLMDLLLTSVITPKAVVDYLLKDNTISFGGCALQMFLELVLGSAEDLLLAFMAYDRYVAICQPLNYTILMSHKVCWLLIATSWILASLTALIFTTYTMQYPFCKSREIRHLFCEIPPLLKLACADTSTYELMVYLTGVSVLILPLAVILASYVRILYSVLHMPSNEGRKKALVTCSSHLTVVGMWYGGASFMYVLPRQFHNPKQDNVLSVFYTIVTPALNPLIYSLRNKEVTGALRRILGKRLLPTQSTF from the coding sequence ATGGAATTTTGGAACTCCACCTTGGGAAGTGGCTTCATCTTGGTAGGAATTCTGGATGACAGTGGCTATCCTGAACTGCTCTGTGCCACAATCATAGCCCTGTACATGTTGGCTCTGACCAGCAATGGACTGCTGCTCCTAGTCATCACAATGGATGCCCGGCTCCATGTGCCCATGTACCTCTTCCTTGGACAGCTCTCTCTCATGGATCTCCTCCTGACATCAGTTATCACACCCAAGGCTGTTGTCGATTATCTACTCAAAGACAATACCATCTCCTTTGGGGGCTGTGCCCTTCAGATGTTTCTAGAACTCGTACTGGGTAGTGCAGAGGACctccttctggccttcatggccTACGACAGGTATGTGGCCATTTGTCAACCTCTGAACTACACAATCTTGATGAGTCACAAGGTCTGCTGGCTCCTGATAGCCACATCATGGATCCTAGCATCCCTGACGGCTCTAATATTTACCACCTACACCATGCAGTATCCCTTCTGCAAATCTCGGGAGATCAGACACCTGTTCTGTGAGATCCCTCCATTGCTAAAGCTGGCTTGTGCAGACACTTCCACATATGAGCTCATGGTTTATTTGACAGGCGTCTCTGTGTTGATTCTCCCTCTTGCTGTTATTCTGGCCTCTTATGTGCGAATACTTTATAGTGTACTCCACATGCCCTCAAATGAGGGCAGGAAGAAAGCCCTTGTCACCTGTTCTTCCCATCtgactgtggttgggatgtggTATGGGGGTGCTTCATTCATGTATGTTCTTCCTCGTCAATTCCACAATCCCAAACAAGACAATGTCCTCTCTGTTTTCTATACTATTGTGACTCCAGCTCTGAATCCTCTCATCTACAGTTTGAGGAATAAGGAAGTCACTGGGGCTTTaaggagaattcttggaaaacGCTTGTTGCCAACACAATCTACTTTCTAG
- the LOC142850866 gene encoding olfactory receptor 2AG1-like, giving the protein MEFWNSTLGSGFILLGILDGSGYPELLCAAITALYFLALTSNGLLLLVITMDSRLHVPMYLLLGQLSLMDLLLTSVITPKAVIDFLLKDNTISFGGCALQMFLELVLGSAEDLLLAFMAYDRYVAICQPLNYTILMSHKVCWLMIATSWILASLSALGYSIYTMQYSFCKSRLVNHLFCEIPPLLKLACADTSRYELMVYLMGVTVLILPLTAILASYSLILFTVLTMPSNEGRKKALVTCSSHLTVVGMWYGGASFMYVLPSPFHSPKQDNISSVFYTIVTPALNPLIYSLRNKEVTGALKRVLGKRLSTHDNL; this is encoded by the coding sequence ATGGAATTCTGGAACTCCACCTTGGGAAGTGGCTTCATCTTGTTGGGGATTCTGGATGGCAGTGGCTATCCTGAACTGCTCTGTGCTGCAATCACAGCCTTGTACTTTTTGGCACTGACCAGCAATGGTCTGCTGCTCTTAGTCATCACGATGGATTCCCGGCTCCACGTGCCCATGTACCTCCTCCTTGGACAGCTTTCTCTTATGGATCTCCTCCTGACATCAGTTATCACTCCTAAGGCTGTCATTGATTTTCTACTCAAAGACAATACCATCTCCTTTGGTGGCTGTGCTCTTCAGATGTTTCTAGAACTCGTACTAGGCAGTGCAGAGGACctccttctggccttcatggccTATGACAGGTATGTGGCCATTTGTCAACCTCTGAACTACACAATCTTGATGAGTCACAAGGTCTGCTGGCTCATGATAGCCACGTCATGGATCCTGGCATCTCTCAGTGCTCTAGGATATAGCATCTACACCATGCAGTATTCCTTTTGCAAATCTCGGCTGGTCAACCACCTGTTCTGTGAGATCCCTCCCCTGCTAAAGCTGGCCTGTGCAGATACCTCCAGATATGAACTCATGGTTTATTTGATGGGTGTGACAGTGCTCATTCTCCCTCTTACTGCTATCCTGGCCTCCTATTCACTAATTCTGTTCACTGTGCTCACTATGCCCTCAAATGAGGGCAGGAAGAAAGCCCTTGTCACCTGCTCTTCCCATCtgactgtggttgggatgtggTATGGTGGTGCTTCCTTCATGTATGTTCTTCCCAGTCCCTTCCATAGCCCCAAACAAGACAATATCAGCTCAGTTTTCTACACAATTGTCACACCAGCTCTGAATCCTCTCATCTACAGTCTGAGGAATAAAGAGGTCACTGGGGCTTTGAAGAGAGTCCTGGGAAAACGACTGTCAACACATGATAACCTTTAG